In Streptomyces sp. NBC_00341, the DNA window CCATTCCCGCGCACTGGCGCGGGCGGAGCAGCTGTTCGGCGAGGAGTCGACCCGGACCAGTACGGTCCTGCTCTTCGTCGGCGCGGTCGTGGACGCCGCCTTCGCGACCGAGGGTGCCATGCACCGGGGCCCGCGCTCGGGAGCGGGCAGCGTGGCCCATCTGCCGCTCGGTACCGCGGAGGCGGGCGGCGACGCCGACGGGGCGGGCGGTGGCGGACGTTGTTCGTGCGGGCGGACCGACTGCCTCCAGTCGGAGGTGTCGGAGTGTGCCATGGTGCGACGCGCGGCCGGTCAGGGGCTGGCCGTGGACTCGTTCCTGGAACTGCTGGACCTGGCGCTGGCCGGTGAGCCGCGGGCCGTATCGCTCTTCCGCCGCCGGGCGCGACTGGTGGGCCGGGCGGCGGCGCTCCTGCTGGACATGTTCGACCCCGAGGTGCTCGTCGTGGTCGAGCCGGGGGTGGGCCGGATGCCCGGGTGTCTGGCCGATCTGCGGGCCGAGGTGGCGAAGCGCTCCTGGGTCTGCGAGGACCCGGAGCGGGCCGTGGTGCCGACCAGCTTCACCGGCACGGTGCTGGCCACGGCCGGTGGCGCGGTGGCGCTCGGCGCGCTGTACACGGATCCGCTCGGTCCCTGGCCCGCGCTGCCCGCGGTCTCCTGACGGTCCGCCGATTCCGGCGGCCGTTTCCTCGGCCGACTTAATTCAGGCAGTTGCATTGTTGACCGGGTACGAATGCGGACGGGATGATGGATTCATGACCAGCCGGCAGCGGAATTCAGGGAACGCGTCCTTCGTGATGCGCGTCTTCCGCCTGCCCGTGACGGCGTTCGCCGCCGTCCGGTTCCTGTGTTGTCGCCCCTGTCCGGGCCTCCGGTAAATCCTGCCGCGTCCGCTGTACTTCCTGCGCGGTTTTTCATCTGCCGGATTTCCCGCGGCCGATATGCGCCCGTTCGAAATCCACGTCCCGGCCGACGTGCCCGGCATCGCAGTCCTGCTGTTCGCGTACTCACGTATGCCCGCGGCTTTTCCTCGCACCCTGCTGACCCACCCACCCACTCGGGAGAGACGTTGACCGTCACCGTGTCCTCATATTCCGCGCCGGCCGCACCGACCGAACCGGCGGCACCGACCAAGCCCGGCATCGACCCGCGCCGATTCCGGCAGGCATTCCGCCGCTATCCCGCCGGAGTCGTCGTCATCACCGCCGACGCGGGCCACGGCCCCATAGGTTTCACCGCGACCTCGCTCAGCTCGCTCTCGCTGGACCCGCCGCTGGTGTCGTTCGGCATCGGCACCACCACCTCTTCCTGGCCGCACATCGAGCGGGCCCGCACGGCGGTCGTGAACTTCCTCGGCGCCGAACAGCAGGGACTGGCCACCACGTTCGCCACCAGCGGCATCGACCGCTTCGCCGCCCCCACCCGCTGGCAGCGGCTGCCGGAGGGGGAGCCGGTGCTCGACGATGTGGCCGGGTGGCTGCGGCTGGAGATCGAACAGCTCGTCCCGGCCGGTGACCACCGCATCGTCATCGCCCGGGTGGTGGACGCCCGGCTCGACGAGGGGCGCAGCCCGCTCCTCTTCCACGACGGCGCCTACCTCACCCTCCGGGCGCCCGCGCCCCCCACCGGCCACTGATCAGGGATTCGCCGTGCCATTCAACGACACATACCGGACCGTCGGCCGCAGATCAT includes these proteins:
- a CDS encoding ROK family protein, whose protein sequence is MKSLSAPGRRPRPPRRSDLPAAPTARRPAGPGPVFGAILDHGPVARSTVARLTGLSPASVTGHVAQLLARGLVRESAETSGPRGLGRPHIPVEIDTGRYLVAGAHIAVAHSTVSLMDLRGRIVAEDRRPHRTTDPRRMLGELAARLPRLAAAHAGGRTVLALGLATGHRVDPVAGVIVEHPQLGWRDVPARDVLAAATGLPVHVDSHSRALARAEQLFGEESTRTSTVLLFVGAVVDAAFATEGAMHRGPRSGAGSVAHLPLGTAEAGGDADGAGGGGRCSCGRTDCLQSEVSECAMVRRAAGQGLAVDSFLELLDLALAGEPRAVSLFRRRARLVGRAAALLLDMFDPEVLVVVEPGVGRMPGCLADLRAEVAKRSWVCEDPERAVVPTSFTGTVLATAGGAVALGALYTDPLGPWPALPAVS
- a CDS encoding flavin reductase family protein; translation: MTVTVSSYSAPAAPTEPAAPTKPGIDPRRFRQAFRRYPAGVVVITADAGHGPIGFTATSLSSLSLDPPLVSFGIGTTTSSWPHIERARTAVVNFLGAEQQGLATTFATSGIDRFAAPTRWQRLPEGEPVLDDVAGWLRLEIEQLVPAGDHRIVIARVVDARLDEGRSPLLFHDGAYLTLRAPAPPTGH